The Setaria italica strain Yugu1 chromosome IX, Setaria_italica_v2.0, whole genome shotgun sequence genome has a window encoding:
- the LOC101781742 gene encoding imidazole glycerol phosphate synthase hisHF, chloroplastic: MQPPPQPQGAMATGAAILTVPCSACRRPKRSSQRRGSGSGSLSVRASSDANTVTLLDYGAGNVRSVRNAIRHLGFGIRDVRSPEDILAADRLVFPGVGAFGSAMDVLNSTGMADALREYIQRDRPFLGICLGLQLLFDSSEENGPVSGLGVIPGVVRRFDSSKGLIVPHIGWNALEITKDTQLLQGADGHHVYFVHSYHALPSDANRDWISSICNYGDSFISSISMGNIQAVQFHPEKSGATGLSILKNFLSANSSGAKVPARRKASKLAKRVIACLDVRSNDNGDLVVTKGDQYDVRDHTSSKEVRNLGKPVDLASQYYIDGADEVSFLNITGFRDFPLGDLPMLEVLRCASEKVFVPLTVGGGIRDFTDANGRYYSSLEVASEYFRSGADKISIGSDAVYAAEAFLQTGVKTGKSSLEQISRVYGNQAVVVSIDPRRVYVNSPEDVPFKTVKVSSKGPSGEEYAWYQCTVSGGRDSRPIGAYELAKAVEELGAGEILLNCIDCDGQGCGFDIDLVQMVSDAVTIPVIASSGAGAVEHFSEVFEKTNASAALAAGIFHRKEVPILAVKEHLVDAGVEVRM, from the exons CGGTGACGCTACTGGACTACGGCGCGGGGAACGTGCGCAGCGTGCGGAACGCCATCCGCCACCTCGGTTTCGGCATCCGCGACGTGCGGAGCCCggaggacatcctcgccgccgaccgcctCGTCTTTCCTGGCGTCGGCGCCTTCGGCTCCGCCATGGACGTCCTTAACAGCACTGGCATGGCCGACGCGCTCCGCGAGTACATCCAAAGGGACCGCCCTTTCCTAGGCATCTGCCTGGGCCTCCAGCTGCTCTTCGACTCCAGCGAGGAGAACGGCCCGG TGAGCGGCCTTGGTGTAATACCGGGTGTGGTTAGGCGATTTGACTCCTCCAAGGGTCTCATAGTTCCTCACATTGGCTGGAACGCTCTTGAGATCACCAAGGATACACAGCTGCTGCAGGGAGCTGATGGCCACCATGTTTACTTTGTTCACTCCTACCACGCACTGCCT TCAGATGCTAACAGAGACTGGATTTCATCAATTTGCAACTATGGTGACAGCTTCATATCATCCATCTCAATGGGCAACATTCAGGCAGTTCAATTTCACCCAGAAAAGAGTGGAG cTACTGGCCTTTCTATTTTAAAAAATTTTCTCAGTGCTAACTCTTCAGGGGCAAAG GTCCCAGCACGTAGGAAAGCATCAAAACTTGCAAAGAGA GTGATAGCATGCCTCGATGTTCGGTCAAATGATAATGGGGATCTTGTGGTAACAAAAGGTGATCAGTATGATGTAAGAGATCATACTAGCAGCAAAGAG GTAAGAAACCTTGGCAAGCCAGTCGATCTAGCAAGTCAATACTACATAGATGGTGCTGATGAG GTCAGCTTCTTGAATATAACTGGTTTCCGCGACTTTCCATTGGGTGATTTGCCAATGCTTGAG GTACTGCGTTGTGCATCTGAAAAGGTTTTTGTGCCACTTACAGTTGGTGGAGGTATACGAGACTTCACAGATGCAAATGGAAG aTACTATTCAAGCTTGGAAGTAGCATCGGAATATTTCAGGTCTGGTGCTGACAAAATTTCAATCGGAAGTGATGCTGTTTATGCTGCTGAAGCCTTTTTACAAACTGGT GTAAAGACGGGGAAAAGCAGCTTGGAGCAAATTTCTAGAGTATATGGCAACCAG GCTGTAGTTGTAAGTATTGATCCTCGACGGGTATATGTCAATAGTCCAGAAGATGTACCATTTAAAACTGTGAAGGTGTCCAGCAAAG GTCCATCAGGAGAAGAATACGCATGGTACCAGTGTACA GTGAGTGGTGGACGTGATAGCCGACCTATAGGAGCATATGAACTAGCAAAAGCTGTGGAAGAACTGGGTGCAGGAGAAATACTACTTAATTGCATTGATTGTGATG GCCAGGGCTGTGGATTTGACATTGATTTGGTCCAAATGGTGTCTGATGCTGTGACAATTCCTGTCATAGCAAGCAGTGGTGCTGGTGCTGTTGAACATTTTTCTGAAGTCTTTGAGAAAACAAATGCTTCTGCTGCCCTTGCTGCTGGCATTTTCCATCGGAAAGAG GTTCCCATACTAGCAGTAAAAGAGCATCTGGTGGATGCCGGTGTGGAGGTCAGGATGTAA